From Fusarium oxysporum f. sp. lycopersici 4287 chromosome 10, whole genome shotgun sequence, the proteins below share one genomic window:
- a CDS encoding GPN-loop GTPase, giving the protein MASASTDEASKASSPPVAIVCVGMAGSGKTTFMRRINAHLHQNDQPPYVINLDPAVLSVPFESNIDIRDSVNYEEVMKQYNLGPNGGILTSLNLFATKVDQVVNLLEKRTQPDPEKPDRKPIDRILVDTPGQIEVFVWSASGTILLESLASSFPTVIAYVIDTPRTASTSTFMSNMLYACSILYKTKLPMILVFNKTDVKDAAFAKEWMTDFEAFQEALRKDEESDELGGAEGGGHGGSGYMGSLLNSMSLMLEEFYAHLSVVGVSSRLGTGVDEFFEAVEEKKQEFLRDYLPELEKKRAEREEAKKAAREKELDKMMKGMSVGGLPVAQKEEDEVDVASDDDDDTDSDEEAQKQSLQDRYSAAMDDNEDSVMKDASFAKYLYNQQKQQ; this is encoded by the exons ATGGCATCTGCCTCTACAGACGAAGCCTCCAAGGCGTCTTCGCCTCCCGTCGCTATTGTCTGCGTCGGCATGGCAG GATCTGGAAAGACTACTTTTATGCGACGTATCAACGCTCACCTCCATCAGAATGATCAGCCTCCATATgtcatcaacctcgatcCCGCTGTGTTGTCGGTACCATTCGAGTCCAACATCGATATTCGAGACTCGGTCAACTATGAGGAGGTCATGAAGCAGTACAACCTTGGTCCCAACGGTGGAATTCTCACTTCACTCAACCTCTTCGCTACAAAGGTTGATCAGGTCGTCAACCTCCTCGAGAAGCGCACCCAGCCCGATCCCGAGAAGCCCGATCGCAAGCCCATCGATAGAATTTTAGTCGACACGCCCGGTCAGATCGAAGTTTTTGTCTGGTCCGCATCCGGTACCATTCTTCTCGAGTCACTTGCGTCTTCTTTCCCTACAGTCATCGCCTACGTTATTGATACCCCACGAACTGCTTCTACTTCGACATTCATGTCCAACATGCTCTACGCCTGCTCCATTCTCTACAAGACCAAGCTTCCTATGATTCtcgtcttcaacaagacCGATGTCAAGGATGCGGCGTTTGCTAAGGAGTGGATGACCGACTTTGAAGCATTCCAGGAAGCGCTACGAAAGGATGAAGAATCAGATGAGCTGGGCGGTGCAGAGGGTGGTGGCCACGGTGGAAGCGGATACATGGGCAGCCTGCTCAACTCGATGAGTCTTATGCTGGAGGAGTTCTACGCACATCTCAGTGTTGTCGGCGTGAGTTCGCGACTGGGTACTGGCGTGGACGAGTTCTTCGAGGccgttgaggagaagaagcaagagTTTCTACGCGACTACCTgccagagcttgagaagaagagggcaGAGCGTGAGGAGGCAAAGAAGGCTGCACGAGAGAAGGAGCTGGACAAAATGATGAAGGGCATGTCAGTCGGTGGCCTACCAGTCGcacagaaggaagaggacgaggtGGATGTTGCCAgcgatgacgacgatgatacTGACTCAGACGAAGAGGCTCAGAAGCAGAGCCTCCAAGATCGATACTCAGCCGCCATGGACGATAACGAGGACTCTGTTATGAAGGATGCAAGTTTCGCCAAGTATCTCTACAACCAACAGAAGCAGCAATAA